In one window of Chitinophagales bacterium DNA:
- a CDS encoding acyl-CoA thioesterase yields MGRFEQLITVTEAHCDALQHVNNVVYVQWLQDIAAAHWNSKVPADINASVVWMLRKWEIEYKAQAFPGDALRIDTWTGAHSAVTWDRHFTITRVADNQTILTATSVWILIDQQTGKPKRIDEAILNVLV; encoded by the coding sequence ATGGGCCGCTTTGAACAATTGATCACTGTTACAGAAGCACATTGCGATGCCTTGCAGCACGTGAACAATGTGGTCTATGTGCAATGGTTGCAGGATATTGCTGCAGCGCATTGGAACAGCAAAGTGCCTGCTGATATTAATGCATCTGTTGTGTGGATGTTGCGTAAGTGGGAAATCGAATACAAAGCACAGGCTTTTCCTGGTGATGCATTGCGCATCGATACTTGGACGGGTGCGCATAGTGCTGTTACTTGGGACAGACATTTTACCATCACACGCGTGGCGGATAATCAAACCATACTGACTGCAACCAGCGTATGGATATTGATTGATCAACAAACAGGCAAGCCCAAGCGGATTGATGAAGCTATCCTCAATGTGTTGGTATAG
- a CDS encoding dehydrogenase E1 component subunit alpha/beta: MDRKGLSNAELINLYKAILLPRMIEEKMLVLLRQGKISKWFSGIGQEAIAVGATLALEPDEWIMPLHRNLGVFTSRQMPLHKLFMQWQGNKDGYSKGRERSFHFGTKAHHICGMISHLGPQLAIADGVALAHQLRQEQKVSLAFTGDGGTSEGDFHEALNVAAVWGLPVIFIIENNGYGLSTPVNEQYKCESLVERAKGYGMDGIRIDGNDLLTVFDTIRGVRDYCIREQKPYLIECMTFRMRGHEEASGTKYVPKELFEEWGRRDPVKNYEQELVTGGVLTEMQIADIRNELRIYIETELETAYQAQALTPDTAEEVADVFAPVVPNTAAMLRDQANSEGRELRFVDAIQEAMRQSMQQHPELVLMGQDIAEYGGAFKITEGFVQEFGKARVRNTPLCESAIIGSALGLSLKGFKSMVEMQFADFVSVGFNQIVNNLAKIHYRWGQNADVVVRMPTGAGVGAGPFHSQSNEAWFAHVPGLKIVYPSNPHDAKGLLIAAFNDPNPVLYFEHKALYRSVSGLVPEQYYEVPIGKAATIQTGSDITIITYGAAVHWAKEYVATHPEISATILDLRSLVPLDYDAIRTAVQSTGKVLILHEDNLFGGIGGEISAWISEHCFELLDAPVLRCASLDTPIPFNMDLEKNFLAKSRLHATVQQLMQY; this comes from the coding sequence ATGGACAGGAAGGGACTTAGCAACGCAGAACTCATCAATTTGTACAAAGCCATTTTGCTGCCTCGCATGATTGAGGAGAAAATGCTCGTATTACTGCGTCAAGGAAAGATTAGTAAATGGTTCAGCGGTATTGGTCAGGAAGCGATTGCTGTTGGCGCTACACTCGCACTTGAGCCCGATGAATGGATCATGCCGCTGCACAGAAACCTTGGGGTGTTTACATCTCGTCAAATGCCGCTGCACAAACTCTTCATGCAATGGCAGGGTAATAAAGACGGTTATAGCAAGGGCCGCGAAAGAAGTTTTCACTTCGGTACGAAAGCGCATCATATCTGTGGCATGATTTCGCATCTAGGTCCTCAGTTGGCGATTGCCGATGGTGTTGCATTGGCACATCAACTAAGACAAGAACAAAAAGTATCCTTGGCCTTTACAGGCGATGGCGGCACCAGCGAAGGCGATTTTCATGAAGCGCTGAATGTGGCTGCTGTCTGGGGCTTGCCGGTGATCTTCATCATTGAGAATAATGGCTATGGTTTGAGTACGCCCGTGAATGAACAATACAAATGCGAAAGCCTGGTGGAGAGAGCAAAGGGTTATGGCATGGATGGTATTCGCATTGATGGGAATGATTTGCTGACTGTGTTTGATACGATTCGCGGTGTACGCGATTATTGCATACGCGAACAAAAGCCTTACTTGATTGAGTGCATGACTTTCCGCATGCGCGGACATGAAGAAGCCAGTGGTACGAAATATGTACCCAAAGAATTGTTTGAAGAATGGGGTAGAAGAGATCCGGTGAAAAACTATGAACAAGAACTTGTCACCGGTGGTGTACTCACTGAAATGCAGATTGCCGATATCCGCAATGAACTGCGTATCTACATTGAAACTGAATTGGAGACTGCTTATCAAGCACAAGCATTAACACCTGATACTGCAGAAGAAGTAGCTGATGTGTTTGCACCTGTGGTGCCGAATACCGCAGCCATGCTGCGTGATCAAGCAAATAGCGAAGGAAGAGAATTGCGTTTTGTTGATGCGATTCAAGAAGCGATGCGACAAAGCATGCAGCAACATCCTGAATTGGTGTTGATGGGACAAGACATTGCTGAGTACGGTGGTGCATTCAAAATCACCGAAGGCTTTGTGCAAGAATTTGGTAAAGCGCGTGTACGCAATACACCCTTGTGTGAGAGTGCCATTATTGGATCCGCATTAGGACTGAGCCTGAAAGGATTCAAGAGTATGGTGGAAATGCAGTTTGCTGATTTTGTGAGCGTAGGCTTTAACCAGATCGTGAATAATCTGGCGAAGATTCATTACCGCTGGGGACAAAACGCAGATGTTGTTGTGCGTATGCCAACAGGCGCAGGCGTTGGTGCGGGTCCATTTCATTCACAAAGCAATGAAGCATGGTTTGCACATGTGCCTGGTCTAAAGATTGTGTATCCTTCCAATCCGCATGATGCAAAAGGTTTACTGATTGCTGCATTCAATGATCCCAATCCCGTGCTCTACTTCGAGCACAAAGCTTTGTACAGAAGTGTGAGCGGATTGGTGCCCGAGCAATACTATGAAGTACCCATCGGCAAAGCAGCGACTATACAAACAGGATCTGATATTACCATCATTACCTATGGTGCAGCTGTGCATTGGGCGAAAGAATATGTGGCTACTCATCCGGAAATCAGTGCAACAATTCTCGATCTGCGCAGTTTGGTACCATTGGATTATGACGCAATCCGCACTGCCGTGCAATCAACTGGTAAGGTGCTGATTCTGCATGAAGACAATTTGTTTGGTGGCATTGGCGGAGAAATCAGTGCATGGATTAGTGAGCATTGTTTTGAATTATTGGATGCACCTGTGTTGCGTTGCGCTTCTTTGGATACGCCTATTCCATTTAATATGGATTTGGAGAAAAACTTCTTGGCTAAATCACGCTTGCACGCAACCGTGCAGCAATTGATGCAATATTAG
- the tnpA gene encoding IS200/IS605 family transposase, with product MSTYTQILYQIIFSTKYRACTLTKAGRPILFQYIGGLLKNKQCHVYKINGVEDHLHIVTHLHPSIALASLVKDIKVASSAYIKEQQLFKNFEGWQDGYGAFTYSIKERDRLIDYVQQQEIHHHTKSFREEYLDLLNEQGIAFEEQYLI from the coding sequence ATGAGCACCTATACGCAAATACTGTATCAGATTATTTTCAGCACAAAGTACCGAGCATGTACATTAACAAAGGCAGGCAGACCAATCTTGTTTCAATACATTGGTGGTTTGCTGAAGAATAAACAATGTCATGTTTATAAGATTAATGGGGTGGAAGATCATCTGCATATCGTAACGCATTTACATCCATCCATTGCTTTGGCTTCTTTGGTGAAGGATATCAAAGTGGCTAGCTCCGCTTACATTAAGGAGCAACAATTATTTAAAAATTTTGAAGGTTGGCAGGACGGATATGGTGCATTCACGTATAGCATAAAAGAGCGGGATCGATTAATCGATTATGTTCAGCAACAAGAAATACATCATCATACAAAATCATTTCGGGAAGAATATCTCGATCTACTCAATGAGCAAGGTATTGCATTTGAGGAGCAGTATCTGATATAA
- a CDS encoding Bax inhibitor-1/YccA family protein, protein MALFKSGNPTLTEKMFDRAQQASADNAGVMSIRGTINKFGFLMLMVVAGAAYTWNLYMQEKPQTAMTLMIVGAIGGLITGLIISFKPNWAGYLAPAYGILQGLFIGAISVVINSMFAEKYPGIVMQAVGLTFGVAIAMFLLYNFRVIQATQKFKAVVMTATLGIALFYLITWIVSLFGVNMPFMSITNGGMLGIGISLFVVAIAALNLILDFDMIERGAEAGAPKFMEWYGAFGLLVTIVWLYVEILKLLSRLASRD, encoded by the coding sequence ATGGCATTATTTAAGTCGGGCAACCCCACTTTAACAGAGAAAATGTTTGACCGTGCACAGCAGGCAAGTGCTGACAATGCCGGTGTGATGAGCATCCGCGGTACCATCAATAAGTTCGGTTTTCTGATGCTGATGGTGGTAGCTGGTGCAGCGTATACCTGGAACCTCTACATGCAGGAGAAGCCTCAAACGGCTATGACCCTGATGATTGTAGGTGCAATTGGCGGATTGATCACGGGTTTGATCATCAGCTTTAAACCCAATTGGGCTGGCTATCTGGCACCTGCTTATGGCATTCTGCAAGGTTTGTTTATTGGTGCCATTTCTGTGGTGATCAATAGCATGTTTGCAGAAAAGTATCCCGGTATCGTGATGCAGGCCGTAGGCCTCACTTTTGGTGTAGCGATTGCGATGTTCCTGCTCTATAATTTCCGTGTTATTCAGGCTACGCAGAAGTTCAAAGCTGTGGTAATGACTGCTACTTTGGGTATTGCCCTGTTTTATTTGATTACATGGATTGTTAGCCTGTTTGGCGTGAACATGCCTTTCATGAGCATAACCAATGGTGGTATGCTGGGCATTGGTATCAGCTTGTTCGTTGTAGCGATTGCTGCGCTGAACCTTATTCTGGACTTTGACATGATTGAGCGTGGTGCTGAAGCCGGTGCACCTAAGTTCATGGAATGGTATGGTGCGTTTGGTTTGCTGGTAACCATTGTTTGGTTGTATGTAGAAATTCTGAAACTGTTGAGCCGTCTGGCCAGCAGGGATTAA
- a CDS encoding 2-oxoacid:acceptor oxidoreductase subunit alpha: MAIKEEVLQNVVIKFAGDSGDGMQLTGQQFTNNTALLGIDLATFPDFPAEIRAPQGTLPGVSGFQIHFSSEKVFTPGDLCDVLVAMNAAALKVNLKSLKAGGKIIANTDGFDGKNLRLANYPEGVNPLEDGSLDGYLVTKIDVTKLTREALKDFPELGVKERDRAKNMFVLGFIYWMYNRNLDNTIDFLKEKFGKKDVILQSNIKVLQAGYFYGDTTETFTTRYKVERAKLPPGTYRSIMGNQALAYGLIAASEKSGLPLFLGTYPITPASDILHELSKYKTFNIRTFQAEDEIAGVTSAIGASYGGYLGVTTTSGPGIALKGEAMGLAMMLEIPLLIINIQRGGPSTGLPTKTEQSDLMQAYYGRNGEAPMPIVSASTPSDCFDAVYEAVRIAVQHMTPVIFLSDGYIANGAEPWKFPQSKDLQQIEVTFKKALAEGEEKFQPYKRDEKLARPWAIPGTPGLEHRIGGLEKQDVTGNVSYDADNHQHMVKTRQAKVDKIADYIPLQTIECGPEKGKVLVLGWGSTFGAIKSAVMELNAQGHAVAHAHLRYLRPFPKNLGEILKNYDHVLVPEINNGQLVRIIRDQYLVDAKAYNKIMGVPITKSELVDTISKML; this comes from the coding sequence ATGGCCATTAAGGAAGAAGTTCTACAGAATGTCGTGATCAAGTTCGCCGGCGATAGCGGCGATGGTATGCAGTTGACAGGACAACAGTTCACCAACAATACAGCCCTCCTGGGTATTGATCTGGCTACTTTCCCCGATTTCCCCGCAGAAATTCGTGCCCCACAGGGAACATTACCCGGTGTATCGGGATTTCAGATCCATTTCTCCAGCGAAAAAGTATTTACCCCCGGTGATCTTTGCGATGTGCTGGTGGCTATGAATGCTGCTGCGCTGAAAGTAAACCTGAAAAGCCTGAAAGCAGGTGGTAAAATCATTGCCAACACCGATGGCTTTGATGGCAAGAACCTACGACTGGCCAACTACCCTGAAGGCGTAAATCCTTTGGAAGATGGCAGCCTCGATGGCTATCTGGTTACCAAGATTGATGTGACCAAACTTACCCGCGAAGCACTAAAGGATTTTCCTGAGCTGGGCGTGAAAGAACGCGATCGTGCGAAGAACATGTTTGTTCTGGGTTTCATCTATTGGATGTACAATAGAAATCTGGACAATACCATCGACTTCCTGAAAGAGAAATTCGGTAAGAAGGATGTGATTTTGCAGAGCAATATCAAAGTATTGCAAGCCGGATATTTTTACGGCGATACGACAGAAACATTTACCACTCGTTATAAAGTTGAACGCGCCAAATTACCTCCCGGTACTTATCGTAGTATCATGGGTAACCAAGCTTTGGCTTATGGTTTGATTGCAGCTAGCGAGAAAAGTGGCTTACCGCTATTCTTAGGAACTTATCCTATCACACCCGCTTCAGACATTCTGCACGAACTGAGTAAATACAAGACTTTTAATATCCGCACTTTCCAGGCGGAGGATGAAATTGCCGGCGTAACATCTGCTATCGGCGCTAGCTATGGCGGTTACTTAGGTGTTACCACAACATCTGGTCCGGGTATTGCCTTGAAGGGCGAAGCCATGGGCTTGGCGATGATGCTGGAAATTCCTTTGCTCATTATCAATATCCAGCGTGGTGGACCATCTACCGGTTTGCCTACCAAGACTGAGCAAAGTGATTTGATGCAAGCGTATTACGGCCGTAATGGTGAAGCACCCATGCCCATCGTTTCTGCATCTACCCCAAGCGATTGTTTTGATGCGGTGTATGAAGCAGTTCGCATTGCTGTGCAACACATGACACCTGTGATTTTCTTAAGTGATGGTTATATCGCCAACGGCGCCGAGCCATGGAAATTCCCTCAGTCGAAAGACTTGCAGCAAATTGAAGTGACATTCAAAAAAGCATTGGCTGAAGGCGAAGAAAAATTCCAACCCTATAAGCGTGATGAAAAACTCGCACGTCCATGGGCTATTCCTGGAACACCGGGCTTGGAACACCGCATCGGTGGTTTGGAAAAACAAGATGTAACTGGTAATGTTAGCTATGATGCAGACAACCACCAACACATGGTGAAAACACGTCAGGCTAAAGTGGACAAGATTGCTGATTATATTCCTTTGCAGACCATTGAGTGCGGACCAGAAAAAGGAAAAGTACTCGTACTCGGCTGGGGTTCTACTTTCGGTGCTATCAAGAGTGCTGTAATGGAACTGAATGCACAAGGTCATGCAGTGGCACATGCGCATCTGCGTTACCTACGTCCATTCCCTAAAAACTTAGGCGAGATCTTGAAGAACTACGATCATGTATTGGTACCTGAAATCAATAATGGTCAGCTAGTACGCATCATACGCGATCAATACCTGGTTGATGCAAAAGCATACAATAAAATTATGGGCGTACCCATTACGAAGAGTGAGCTGGTGGATACCATCAGCAAAATGCTGTAA
- a CDS encoding MmcQ/YjbR family DNA-binding protein — protein MTIDQLREYALSKPDTEETLPFGPDVLVMKVSGKVFLLISLDTVPVQFNAKCDPERAIELREQYASILPGYHMNKQHWNTIILDGSVPMKLVRELIDHSYELVAKKKTTKKR, from the coding sequence ATGACCATCGACCAACTCCGAGAATATGCTTTGTCTAAGCCAGACACCGAAGAGACCCTGCCCTTTGGGCCGGATGTATTGGTGATGAAGGTTTCAGGTAAAGTGTTTTTACTGATTTCTTTGGATACAGTCCCGGTACAATTCAATGCCAAATGCGATCCTGAACGTGCCATTGAATTAAGAGAACAATATGCATCCATCCTGCCCGGCTATCACATGAATAAGCAACATTGGAATACCATCATTCTTGATGGCAGTGTACCAATGAAACTGGTAAGAGAATTAATCGATCATTCATACGAACTGGTTGCCAAAAAGAAGACAACAAAAAAGCGGTGA
- a CDS encoding pyridoxamine 5'-phosphate oxidase family protein, with amino-acid sequence MAYTAADGPAIDERIVKFIDAASVLNFATSVKDAPYCASVYFAYEPTHHWFIFKSDPDTKHIEQALQNTAVAGTILPDKIDKLVVKGIQFTGTFMQPDSGTLDLAKSVYLKKYPIATIFRGDIWIVEVHKIKYTDNTPIVGKKILWER; translated from the coding sequence ATGGCTTATACAGCTGCTGATGGTCCTGCTATTGATGAGCGAATTGTAAAATTCATTGATGCGGCCAGTGTACTCAATTTTGCTACATCTGTTAAGGATGCACCTTATTGCGCTTCTGTGTACTTTGCTTATGAACCAACCCATCATTGGTTTATTTTCAAATCAGATCCTGATACCAAGCACATTGAACAGGCTTTGCAAAATACAGCTGTTGCAGGAACTATCCTGCCTGATAAGATTGACAAGCTGGTGGTAAAAGGTATTCAGTTTACCGGCACATTCATGCAGCCTGATTCGGGCACTTTGGATTTAGCGAAATCTGTTTACCTAAAGAAATATCCGATAGCTACTATTTTCCGCGGCGATATCTGGATAGTAGAAGTGCACAAGATTAAGTATACCGACAATACGCCAATTGTAGGAAAGAAGATACTCTGGGAACGCTAA
- the nth gene encoding endonuclease III — translation MTRKQRYQFVIDYFQQHAPNAETELLYDNPFELLVAVILSAQCTDVRVNMTTPAIFRRYPTPQKLAKASFDDLFPLIKSISYPNNKTKHLIGMANMLLEQFGGEVPMTVDELVKLPGVGRKTANVITSVIDQQPNMAVDTHVFRVSHRIGLVPTSATTPLAVEKALIKEIPEDLVHKAHHWLILHGRYTCLARSPKCASCGLQQACRYFSKQAKQ, via the coding sequence ATGACCAGAAAGCAACGTTATCAATTTGTCATTGATTATTTCCAGCAACACGCACCCAATGCGGAAACGGAGTTGTTGTACGACAATCCTTTTGAATTATTGGTAGCAGTCATTCTCTCTGCACAGTGTACGGATGTGCGCGTGAACATGACCACACCTGCTATCTTTCGCAGATATCCTACACCACAGAAATTAGCCAAAGCCAGTTTTGATGATTTGTTTCCACTCATCAAAAGCATTTCTTATCCCAATAATAAAACCAAGCACCTGATTGGTATGGCCAATATGTTGCTGGAGCAATTTGGCGGAGAAGTACCGATGACGGTGGATGAATTGGTAAAACTACCCGGTGTTGGTAGAAAGACAGCAAACGTCATTACCAGCGTCATTGATCAACAGCCCAATATGGCTGTGGATACGCATGTGTTTCGTGTGAGTCACCGCATAGGTCTGGTGCCTACAAGTGCCACTACGCCTTTGGCGGTAGAGAAAGCGCTGATCAAAGAGATTCCGGAAGACTTGGTGCACAAAGCACACCATTGGTTGATTCTGCATGGTCGCTATACCTGTCTGGCACGCTCGCCAAAATGTGCTTCCTGTGGTTTACAGCAAGCCTGCAGATACTTCAGTAAACAAGCCAAACAATAA
- a CDS encoding septum formation initiator family protein produces MKKIIPIIANKYFLAITFFVVWMLFFDERNYFDQRDERQKLEKLEAKKKYYETEIEKARKELQDLQNNPAALEKYARERYLMKKQGEDIYIIEDSTQKQ; encoded by the coding sequence ATGAAAAAGATCATACCCATCATTGCCAATAAGTATTTCCTGGCCATCACATTCTTTGTGGTGTGGATGTTGTTTTTCGATGAACGCAATTACTTCGATCAGCGCGATGAGCGCCAAAAACTGGAAAAGCTGGAAGCTAAAAAGAAGTACTACGAAACGGAGATTGAGAAAGCCAGAAAGGAGTTACAAGATTTACAAAATAATCCCGCTGCACTGGAGAAATATGCCCGGGAACGCTATCTCATGAAGAAACAGGGAGAAGACATCTACATTATAGAAGATTCCACCCAAAAACAATAA
- the eno gene encoding phosphopyruvate hydratase has translation MSYIIEVHARQILDSRGNPTVEVDVLTDDGALGRAAVPSGASTGIHEAVELRDNDKKKYVGKGVLKAVKNVNDIIADAIVGYDVTQQAAIDQVMIDLDGTPNKGKLGANAILAVSMAVAKAAAEEAGMPLFRYIGGTNARTLPVPMMNILNGGAHADNKIDFQEFMVMPVGAPSFSEGLRWGVEVFHALKSVLKKKGYSTNVGDEGGFAPNIQSNEEAIETVLQAITAAGYKPGTQIVIAMDAANSELWDAKKKKYVFHKSSGKEMSSEQLVKYWEKWVKEYPIVSIEDGMAEDDWNGWKALTQAIGSKCQLVGDDLFVTNVNRLQTGIDKGIGNGLLVKVNQIGSVTETINAVTLAQHNGYNTIMSHRSGETEDVTIADLAVALNCGQIKTGSASRTDRMAKYNQLLRIEEMLGHTGTYPGKKLKFGK, from the coding sequence ATGAGCTACATTATTGAAGTACATGCGCGTCAGATTCTCGACAGCCGTGGTAATCCAACCGTTGAAGTAGATGTATTAACCGATGATGGTGCATTGGGCCGTGCTGCGGTTCCAAGTGGCGCCAGCACTGGTATTCACGAAGCTGTAGAGCTGCGCGATAACGATAAGAAAAAATATGTTGGTAAAGGTGTATTGAAAGCCGTTAAGAACGTCAACGATATCATCGCTGATGCGATCGTTGGTTATGATGTTACACAGCAGGCTGCCATCGATCAGGTGATGATTGATCTGGATGGTACACCAAATAAAGGTAAGCTGGGCGCAAATGCTATTCTGGCGGTAAGTATGGCTGTTGCCAAAGCTGCTGCTGAAGAAGCCGGCATGCCTTTGTTCCGCTATATCGGTGGTACCAATGCAAGAACACTGCCTGTGCCTATGATGAATATCCTGAATGGTGGCGCGCACGCAGATAACAAAATCGATTTTCAGGAATTCATGGTGATGCCAGTAGGCGCGCCAAGCTTTAGCGAAGGTCTGCGCTGGGGTGTGGAAGTATTTCACGCACTGAAGAGTGTATTGAAAAAGAAGGGTTATAGCACCAACGTAGGTGATGAAGGTGGTTTTGCACCGAATATCCAAAGCAATGAGGAAGCGATTGAAACTGTATTGCAAGCCATTACTGCCGCAGGTTACAAGCCCGGCACGCAGATAGTGATTGCCATGGATGCGGCTAACTCAGAACTCTGGGATGCGAAGAAGAAAAAATATGTGTTCCATAAGAGCAGCGGTAAAGAAATGAGCAGCGAACAGCTGGTGAAGTATTGGGAAAAATGGGTGAAGGAATATCCGATCGTGTCTATCGAAGATGGTATGGCTGAAGACGACTGGAATGGTTGGAAAGCCCTCACGCAAGCCATCGGCAGCAAGTGCCAGCTGGTGGGTGATGATCTGTTTGTAACCAATGTAAACCGTCTGCAAACCGGTATCGACAAGGGTATTGGTAATGGTCTGTTGGTAAAAGTGAACCAAATCGGTTCTGTTACTGAAACCATCAACGCGGTTACACTGGCACAACACAATGGTTATAACACCATTATGAGCCACCGAAGCGGTGAAACAGAAGATGTAACCATCGCTGATTTGGCGGTTGCCCTGAATTGCGGTCAGATCAAGACTGGTTCTGCATCACGTACAGACCGTATGGCTAAGTACAACCAATTGCTCCGTATTGAAGAAATGCTGGGCCATACCGGTACTTATCCTGGTAAAAAATTGAAGTTCGGCAAATAA
- the gldA gene encoding gliding motility-associated ABC transporter ATP-binding subunit GldA — MSVSVQSLSKVYGTQKAVDNISFSLKKGEIVGFLGPNGAGKSTTMKMITGYLQPDAGTATVCGIDVVQDALAVKKKIGYLPESNPLYYDMYVKEYLAFIAGVHQLAQAKQRIADVIALTGLQVEQHKKLGQLSKGYKQRAGLAAALIHQPEVLILDEPTTGLDPNQIQEIRQVIKTQGADKTVLFSSHILQEVQAICDRIIIINKGKIVADDYLTNLQQQQQQVVQVGFAEALEAEWLQRLVHSRNVHKLDTHRWQIETDAPDQLRKELLELALAQQFNITSLQTAGLNLEEVFRQLTTQA; from the coding sequence ATGTCGGTATCAGTACAGTCGCTAAGCAAGGTTTACGGTACACAGAAAGCAGTGGACAATATCAGCTTCTCACTAAAAAAAGGTGAGATCGTTGGTTTTTTGGGTCCCAATGGTGCAGGTAAGAGTACCACCATGAAAATGATTACAGGCTATCTGCAACCTGATGCTGGTACAGCAACGGTTTGTGGTATTGATGTGGTGCAGGATGCATTGGCTGTCAAGAAAAAGATTGGCTATCTGCCGGAATCGAATCCCTTGTACTACGATATGTATGTGAAAGAGTATCTCGCTTTTATTGCAGGGGTACATCAATTGGCACAAGCCAAACAACGCATCGCTGATGTCATTGCTTTAACCGGTTTGCAGGTAGAACAGCACAAAAAATTAGGACAATTATCCAAAGGCTATAAACAAAGAGCCGGATTGGCCGCTGCACTGATTCATCAGCCGGAAGTATTGATTCTGGATGAGCCTACTACCGGATTAGACCCCAATCAGATTCAGGAAATTCGTCAGGTCATCAAAACGCAGGGTGCTGATAAAACCGTCTTATTCTCTTCGCATATTCTGCAAGAAGTGCAAGCGATCTGCGACCGCATCATCATCATCAACAAAGGCAAAATCGTTGCGGATGATTACCTCACCAATCTGCAACAACAGCAGCAACAAGTGGTGCAAGTAGGTTTTGCTGAAGCGCTGGAAGCAGAGTGGCTGCAGCGTTTGGTGCATAGCCGCAATGTACATAAGCTGGATACCCATCGCTGGCAGATTGAGACAGATGCGCCTGATCAATTGCGCAAAGAATTGCTGGAACTGGCATTGGCCCAGCAGTTCAACATCACTTCCCTCCAAACGGCCGGGTTAAATTTGGAAGAAGTCTTCCGTCAACTCACTACTCAGGCATAG